A stretch of the Nicotiana tabacum cultivar K326 chromosome 6, ASM71507v2, whole genome shotgun sequence genome encodes the following:
- the LOC107784369 gene encoding NAC domain-containing protein 78 produces the protein MSMVPAARRGCIMGVRFHPTEAELINFLKRFLKGELLPSECPNFQLADIYGDQPPWEIFGANSDHPKEKVRYIFTRLKKQKSEHTRVRRTCANGTWKGQTGIDPIKNAKGTVVGFRRCFKFQTSRSKEGEHNKNWLMKEYSVGNDFFRENNIPKEDIVVCRIKKNIRSKKNHGVNMEEQDVPKAIEAMLHGPDEDYCTTVQPATICQAADQHQVNDWSNYQQEVNWADDMLIGIDEFGDIIW, from the coding sequence ATGTCGATGGTGCCAGCTGCACGCCGTGGGTGTATCATGGGTGTTCGGTTTCACCCTACTGAAGCAGAGTTGATCAACTTTCTGAAAAGGTTCCTAAAGGGCGAGCTTTTGCCGAGTGAATGCCCTAATTTCCAACTTGCCGATATCTATGGAGACCAACCACCATGGGAGATATTTGGAGCTAATTCTGATCATCCCAAAGAGAAGGTTCGCTATATTTTTACTCGGTTGAAGAAGCAGAAGAGTGAGCATACAAGGGTTCGTCGAACTTGCGCCAACGGGACATGGAAAGGCCAAACCGGTATTGATCCTATCAAGAACGCTAAGGGAACTGTGGTTGGGTTTAGAAGATGTTTCAAGTTTCAAACTAGTCGTAGTAAAGAAGGCGAGCACAATAAAAATTGGCTGATGAAAGAATATTCCGTCGGGAATGATTTCTTTAGAGAAAACAATATTCCTAAGGAGGATATTGTTGTGTGCCGAATCAAGAAGAATATAAGatcaaagaaaaatcatgggGTAAATATGGAGGAACAAGATGTTCCAAAAGCAATCGAAGCTATGTTACATGGACCTGATGAAGATTACTGCACAACAGTACAACCAGCAACAATATGTCAAGCAGCTGATCAACATCAAGTTAATGACTGGTCCAACTACCAACAGGAGGTCAATTGGGCTGATGATATGCTCATAGGGATAGACGAGTTTGGAGATATAATCTGGTAA